GACTCGCGCGCTCTGCTGTTGGCAGAAGATGACGGAGTGGTGGAGTACGTATGCGGCGATTACATTCAAGTGCGGTACGATGATAACCGTACACGCGAAGAACGACTTGTTTCGTTCGATAATGACAGAGTTGTACGCTACGATCTGTTTAAGTTTTACCGTACCAACCAGGATACTGCAATTAACCAGCGTCCGATCGTAAAGGCCGGACAACGCGTACGTAAGGGAGAACCCCTTATCGACGGAGCATCAACCGAAATGGGTGAACTGGCGCTTGGCCGCAATGTCATGGTTGCATTTATGCCCTGGCGCGGTTATAACTTCGAAGATGCTATCGTTATCAGCGAACGCATGGTTGCCGAAGACGTTTTTACGTCCGTTCACATCGAAGAGTTTACCCTCCAAGTCCGCGATACTAAACGCGGTGAAGAAGAGTTTACACGCGAAATTCCCAACGTCAGCGAAGAAGCTACCAAGGATCTGGATGACCGCGGCATTGTTCGCATTGGCGCCAAGGTTAAGGAAAGTGATATTCTGATCGGGAAGATTACCCCGAAAGGAGAAACCGATCCTACACCCGAAGAAAAACTCCTTCGTGCCATTTTCGGCGATAAGGCCGGTGATGTGAAGGATGTAAGTCTTAAAGCACCTCCAGGCCTTAAAGGAACAGTTATCAATACCAAGTTGTTTGCCCGACGGGTGCTTAGCAGCGACAGTGAGTTCCGGCTTGAAGAAAAGAAACGCCAGGACCTGATCACGAAACGTGAACAGCAGGCACTGCGCGCACTGGATATCGATTGCGTGGAGCGCATCGGCGAATTACTGCAGGATCAAACCAGCCTTGGCATTCATACGGCAAACGAAACCGTGGTCTTCCGCTCAGGTACAAAACTGTCTGCAAAAGACCTGGTTGCCAAGTATGAAGAAGGCGTTTTTGTACCATCCGCAATGAACATTGCGCAGGACTGGGTGGCTGACTCAAAGGTGATGAAGCTGCTCCGCATACTGCTGGATAACTACGAGACACGACGTCAGCAGATCATGCTGGATGGCCGCATCGAACGAAACAAGATAGCTGCCGGTGACGAGCTTCAGCCGGGTATCCTTCAGATGTCCAAGGTATATGTTGCCAAGAAACGAAAACTTCAGGTTGGCGATAAAATGGCCGGACGCCACGGTAACAAGGGTATCGTGTCGAAAATTGTTCCGGTGCAGGATATGCCATTCCTTCCGGACGGCACACCTGTTGATATCGTTCTGAATCCACTGGGCGTACCCTCACGGATGAATATCGGACAGCTGTACGAAACCGCCCTTGGATGGGCCGCCAGCAAACTTAATGTTCACTTCGCTACGCCAATCTTTGATGGTGCAACCTGGGAAGAAGTGGGCGAATACCTGGAAAAAGCAGGCCTGCCATCCACTGGAAAAACTATTCTGTACGATGGCCGCACAGGTGAACCGTTCGAAAACGAGGTTACCGTTGGTATCATCTACATGATGAAACTCTCCCACCTGGTAGAAGATAAACTTCATGCCCGCTCCATTGGCCCGTATTCGCTGATTACTCAGCAGCCCCTGGGCGGTAAGGCACAGTTCGGCGGACAGCGTCTGGGAGAGATGGAAGTGTGGGCGCTGGAAGCGTATGGTGCTGCACACACACTACAGGAAATGTTAACCGTAAAGAGCGACGATGTGCTGGGACGTGCCAAAATGTATGAGGCTCTGGTAAAAGGCGAAAATCTGCCCGTGCCAAACATCCCCGAATCGTTCAATGTTCTTGTCAGAGAATTACAAGGCCTCTGCCTTGATGTTAAAATTGATTAAGATAATGAAAATAACACCCAACCGGAGTTAGAATGCAATTCCAGAATAGTCCTAAACGCGGATATTCACAAATTACAATTCGCATCTCGTCGCCCGACGATATTCTGAATCGTTCTCATGGAGAGGTGACCAAGCCGGAAACGATTAACTACCGTTCTTTCCGTCCAGAAAAAGATGGTCTTTTCTGTGAAAAAATCTTTGGTCCAATTCGTGACTGGGAGTGCGCTTGCGGTAAATACAAGCGGATCCGATACAAGGGCATCGTATGCGATCGATGCGGCGTTGAGGTTACTCAGAAAAGTGTACGCCGTGAACGCATGGGACATATCATGCTGGCGGTTCCTGTTGTACATATTTGGTTCCTGCGGTCACTGCCAAGTAAGATTGCGGGCGTGATTGGAATGCCAACCAAGGACGTAGAGCGAATCGTGTATTACGAGTCGTACGTTGTTATCCAGCCGGGCTCAACAGGTCTCCAGCCAAAGGACCTTCTCACCGAAGATCAGTACCTGGAGGTTCTTGCTTCGCTCCGCTCCGACGAACGGAATATGGATGATGACGACCCCCGCAAATTCATTGCACTTATCGGGGGTGAAGCTATTAAGGAGCTGCTTCGCCGCGTAGATCCTGACGAAGATTATTTTACGTTGAGAGAAGTACTAAAGGAAGATATTAGCCAGCAAAAGCGTGCAGACATCCTGAAACGCCTGCGTATCATGGATGCCTTCCGAACGTCGCCACTGAAAGAGCCAAATAAGGCTGAATGGATGGTGCTGGATATTATCCCTGTGATCCCTCCCGATCTGCGTCCACTCGTACCTCTTGAAGGCGGACGTTTTGCTACATCTGACTTAAACGATCTGTATCGCCGGGTTATCATTCGCAACAACCGATTAAAACGACTTATTGATATCAAGGCACCCGAAGTTATTCTTCGCAACGAAAAGCGGATGCTTCAGGAAGCTGTTGATGCGCTGTTTGATAACTCACGCCGTTCCGTTCGCAGTGAATCACAGCGTGCTCTTAAATCACTTGCTGATACCCTGAAAGGTAAAACGGGACGCTTCCGTCAGAACCTGCTTGGTAAACGCGTTGACTATTCAGGCCGGTCGGTTATTGTGGTTGGCCCCGAGCTGAAACTGCACGAATGCGGTCTGCCAAAAGACATGGCCGTTGAACTCTTTAAGCCTCTCATTATTCGCAAGCTGATTGAAAGGGGCTTGTGCAAGACGGTTAAGAGCGCTAAGAAGCAGGTTGAAAAGAAAACTACAGATGTATGGGATATTCTCGATGTTGTGATCGACGGTCACCCCGTGCTGCTTAACCGTGCACCTACCCTGCACCGCCTGGGCATTCAGGCATTCCAGCCCCGACTTGTAGAGGGTAAGGCTATTCAGTTGCACCCGCTGGTTACTACAGCGTTTAACGCTGACTTTGACGGTGACCAGATGGCCGTGCACGTTCCGCTTAGCCACGAAGCACAGCTGGAAGCACTGCTGCTGATGCTCAGTAGCCATAATATTATGCACACTCAGAACGGCGAACCAATTGCAGTGCCGTCACAAGATATGGTTCTGGGCGTGTACTACATTACAAAGATGCGTAAGGGGGCTAAGGGCGAAGGGAAAATATTCTCCTCCGTTGCCGAGGTTATTATTGCCTATAACGCAGGCTCACTTAGCCTGCACTCAGGTATAAAGGTAAGGATGAACGGTAAACTGGTTGAAACAACAACCGGTAGAATCCTGTTTAATCAAATCGTACCCGCCGAAATGGGGTATATGAACGAGATGCTCGGCAAAAAGCGCCTGCGTCAGGTAATCTCGGAGTGTTTCCGTAAAGCCGGACTTGCTAAAACAGTTGAGTTCCTGGATAAGCTTAAAGAACTTGGATTTACTACGGCTACACGCGGCGGCCTTTCGGTGTCGGTCGCAGATGTGGTTATCCCAGCCGAAAAAGAAACTATCATAGCCAAGGCTCAGGCCGAAGTGGATAAGATTGAAGATTACTATCACAGTGGTGTTATCACCGAAGGTGAACGGTATAACAAGATTATCGACACCTGGAGTACCGCTACAAACAGGGTGGCCGACAAACTGTATGCCGAGCTGGCCAGTAATCAGCAAGGATTTAATACATTCTTCATGATGATGGACTCCCAGGCTCGGGGCTCGAAAGAGCAGATCAGACAGTTGGCAGGTATGCGCGGTCTTATGGCAAAGCCGCAGAAGACAGTGGCGGCCAGCAGTGCTGAGTTGATCGAAAACCCGATTATCTCGAACTTTAAAGAAGGCCTAACTAACCTTGAGTACTTTATCTCAACCCACGGTGCACGAAAAGGTCTGGCCGACACCGCACTGAAGACCGCTGACGCAGGGTACCTTACCCGCAGGCTTCATGATGTAGCCCAGGACGTTGTGATCGGCGATGAAGATTGTGGTACCATCCGCGGTGTAGAGATGCGTGCCCTCAAAGATGGTGAAGAAGTTAAAGAGCCCCTTAAGGAAAGAATTCTTGGTCGGGTAACCCTGACTGATGTGATTGATCCCCTCTCGGGTGAAACGTACGTTAAGGCAGGTAATCTGATAACGGAAGAAATTGCTGATGTTATCGAAGCCTCACCTATTGAAGCCGTGATGATTCGTTCCGTACTCTCGTGCGAGTCTCGCCAGGGCGTGTGCGCGATGTGCTATGGCAGAAATATGGCTACCGGACAAATGGTGAACAAGGGCGAGGCAGTAGGTACAATTGCTTCACAATCAATTGGTGAACCTGGTACACAGCTTACATTGCGTACCTTCCATACGGGTGGCACGGCGTCGCTTTCATTGTCGCAAAGCGTTGTTATGGCTAAGTTCGATGGTAAGATCCAGTTTGAAAACATCCGCTTTGTTACTACTCCCGGCGATGAAACAGATGTTCAAATTGCCGTTTCTAGAGCGGGCGTTATTAATATCGTTGAGCCTAATAGTAACCGGATCGTGACGAAATACGATGTTGTGTATGGCGCTGAACTCAAGGTTCAGGATGGACAATTGGTTCAGAAAGGTGAACTGATTTATGAATGGGATCCGTACAACTCAGTGATTATTACTGAAAAAGCCGGATGGGTACGGTATCGCGACCTGGTGCCAAACCTAACGTTCAAGGAAGCCATTGATGAACAGATAGGCCATACAACAAAGATCGTAATCGACTCCCGGGACAGAACCAAGAGCCCGGCTATCGAAATTATCGACGAAGACGGCGTTCTGATTCAGCAGTATATCATTCCTACCAGGGCACAGATTGTTGTTGATGACGGAGAAATGGTGGCGGTTGGCTCCAAGCTGGTAAAGATGCCGCGTGACATGGGCAGACTTCGCGACATTACAGGCGGCCTGCCACGTGTTACGGAATTGTTCGAAGCGCGCTCACCCCAAAATCCGTCTGCTGTTACAGAAATTGATGGTATCGTAAATATTGAAAAACCAAAACGCGGGTCTCGTGTGATAGCAGTAACGTCGCTCGACGGAGAACTGCGCCGCGAATACCCGGTACCGATCGGACGTCACGTACTTGTTCAGGATGGAGATCTTGTGCGCTCCGGTGACCGGTTGTCGGAAGGGGCTATAAACCCGCACGACATTTTGCATATCAAGGGAATCAACGAAGCACAGGCATATCTGGTAAATGAAATTCAGGATGTTTATCGGATGCAGGGTGTGAAGATTAATGATAAGCATATCGAAGTCATCGTCCGCCAAATGCTGCAAAAAGTCCGTGTAACCGATGCCGGCGACTCCAGGTTCCTGGAGGGCGATCAGGTTGACAGAGTTCCGTTCAACGATGAGAACGAAACCTTGAAGTCGGCTATGATTGTAATTGACAAGGGTGACAGTAAGTTCAAGGTTGGCCAGATTGTTAGCCGAAAAGATTTAAAGGAAGTTAATGACGATCTGAAGAAGAAAGAGAAGACACCGGCTAAGAGTAGAAAAGCCGAACCTGCAATTGCCGAACCATTGCTACTCGGAATTACACAGGCGTCGCTCACGACCGAATCGTGGCTGTCTGCAGCATCATTCCAGGAAACAACCAAGGTTCTTAGCGAGGCGTCAACCGCTGCCAAACGCGATCACTTGCTGGGTCTGAAGGAAAACATCATCCTGGGTCAGCTGATCCCCGCGGGCACAGGCCTACGTGAATATCAGTCAATGCTTGTTGCCTCTGATGTTGGAAATATCTTTGGCGCAAGTGCTATTATACCCAAGGCCGAGGATGAAGAACCTGCACCGGCACTGGCCAAAAAGCCAAGTCGGCGCAAAGCTCCGGTCGTTTAATCGTTAGCTACTTGAAAATGAAAAAGAGGTCACCATAGGTGACCTCTTTGGATTTGTGCTGCAGGCAACGAGTACTACACACTGAGCAACCTGAACTGATCCGGATTCATGTTGTAACTTTAAAAGTGTTTCTCAACATCGTCTATCACCGTACTGATCGTATTTTGTACACCGAATACTGTACTGCAATGAAATACTCTTGTTTAATTCATGGTTTACTTGCAATTGTAATCTGCACACTCTCTTCAACGGCCGATACTCTGTATGTATCGTTATCGGCGCCCGCCGGCACCGGACAGAGCTGGCAAAGCCCCTTCACAACAATTGATGCTGCACTGATGGCCTGGCAATCGGGCGACGAAGTCTGGGTTGCCCAGGGAACGTATGCTCCGCCGGTTAGTGGCTGGAGTTTTCCAAATGGGTTGCGTATGTATGGCGGGTTCAATGGCACTGAGTTGCTACGCGAGGAGCGCGACTGGTTTCGAAAGCCCGCGGTGCTAACAGGTGAAAATATTAAAACTGTGTTCGTTTTAAATGATTGCGACTCTTCATCGCGAATTGATGGATTTACACTGCAGGGGGCTACTGAGCATGCACTGAACATAACTGGTGGATGTCCGATAATAAGAAATTGTACCTTTTTAGGTAACACTGGGCAAAGTGGAGCTGCAATACTGGCAACGGCAACATCAAGGATCCATATTGAATACTGTGTTTTCGGAAGGAATACCTGCGACCGGAACGGTGGTGCAGTTGAAATCAGAAACAGTAGTGCTCATCCATACGGATATGGTGCCTTGATTGGGCAATGTCAGTTTTACGACAATACTTCACTGTCCGGAAACGGTGGTGCTCTTTCCATCGTGAACAGTCCAACGATACCGCAAATCGTTAGTTGCGTGTTTAACGGCAACCAGGCGGTTGGCGGCGGTGCATTGTTTACAGAGCAATGCTATGCCTATATCACCAATGCAACGTTCTGTAACAACAATTCTACCGGTACTGACACTGCTGCAGCACTCACGCTTCTGCTAAATGGTGGCGAGTTGCTGAACTCAATCGTCTGGAATGGTACCATATCCGATTCAGCCCGACACATCGTCCACTACCTATTAAACCAAATGACTGACACGACAATATTGCGTGCCCGATCCAATCTTGTGGAAAATGACTTTATTTATGGATTTTATCAAACGAATCCAAGTTTTGAAGATGAACAGCTGGTTGCCGGAGCCGATGGTTTCTTTGGCACTGATGACGACGGGCTGCGCCTTAGCTCACTGTCTGTTGCTCTTAATGCAGGCGTGATTGATAGGTATGTGAATTCGCGTCAAACCGATGCAATCGGGAATCCCAGGCTGGTGGGGCGGAAGGTTGACCTGGGTGCGTATGAAACGCAGCGCCCTAACAGACTAACTCCAACGGAAATAGTGGAAGGACTTAAAAACGGAAGGTACAGCCTTTTCTACCGTCACTCAAAAACAGATTGGGGTGAAAAGGATGAAGGGCCATCTCCGGAGTGCTTTCCAGGACGCAACTTGATATCCGAGGGAAGGGAGCTCGCTACTGAAGTTGGAAAGGCGCAGCGGTTGCTTGGTATCCCTGTCGGCGAAGCCCTTAGCAGCCCTGTATGCCGATGCTGGGAAACCACCCTGCTGATGTGTGGTCGATACGAAAAGGTACCGTACTGGGGGAGTGGGGGCGGAGAAACGACGTCGGCACAACGCGACTCGGCATTAAAAACGCCACCTCCGAATGGTAACCGTATCATAAGTTCACACGATGCCGTGGCAAATATGGTATTTAACCCGCATGGTGACGGGCAGGTACTCACCTCGGCAGAACTGATGGAGTGCGATAATCTGTTTGTGCTTCCGGTTGCCGACACCTTTGAAGTGGTTGGCCATTGGTGTTCCGACACATGGATGAGGTATCATGTGCGATTCCCGGATGAGCCAACGTCAGTACAACCGGAGCCCGAACTGTTGGTAGTTACATGCTCGCCGAACCCTGCTACCACCATGATAGAAGTTAAGACGCCTTCACCACACGACGTAACAATTATTAATATGTACGGACAGGTGGTCTGGTCCGGTGTTGTTCCGACCTCCGCCGCAATCGTGGTATCAGACTGGCCACAGGGCATGTACGCTGTGCAGGCTGCTGGCCGCTCAGCTCTGGTTGTGGTGCTGCACTAAAGTGATTCTACGGAAGATTCTGAGGACGGTATCTGCAGTTTGGATCGTTCCTGCGACGATATGCCGTTGCATCAACTGACTGATTTGATTCTGAGTGATCAACAGTAATTCTACGTTTTCGCTGCCACAGCAGCGTTAGCGGAAACCATGGAGATCCGATATTATCCATGTAGTCGCTGCTGTAGGTGATTGGTTCCGAATGGAGGTGCAGTCCGGCTTGTACGGCTTTTAGAGCAATCCAAACCAAGGGGATATTGCTTAAACTGTTATTGGCATAGCCGCCGCCAATGTTACTGTGAACGCCCGGAAACCAGCGCTGTTCCAGCGTTTGCGGAAATATTGTATTTGCATATTTGCTTATCTTCCATAAGACCGGAGCAAAGGGTACCCGAACCTCGTCAATTGCCAAAGCCTGATATGCATATTCAACGGTGCTGCTCAGGGTGGTATCATGAAACCGGTATCGGTCAGCAGTAAGTATGTTTAAATAGGGAGCCGGGATTCCTAAGCTTCCTACCGTATCCCACACTCCGATCATCCTGATCCTTGTAACCGTTTCGTATGCATATCGCTCTTTAAACCCAATCATTAAATCAGAGTCCGGTCTGGAATAGTTGTTCCTGTCTCTGTATAGTTCAAATGCTGTATCGGTAAGATGTATGTATTCAGGACGAAGGATGCCGCAGTTACGAATCAGGCCGGCCAGACTGCGGACGGTATAGGCCCCGCGACTGAAGCCGAACAGGAATATGCGGTCACCCCGTTCGTACTGCGTAATTAAAAAACGATACAGATCCCTGATATTCTTGTCCAGGCCTGCCCCTGTTATGCCACCTTGAAGTTGGCTGAGCAAGCCATGACCAGGAGTGCCTACACCCGAGTCATAGACCTTGACCTGCAAGGGCATACCAGAACGTACAGTGGTACCAGTTGCAGTCAGCTCATGCAATTTCTGCACATTTGTCTGCACGGTGACGTTGCCATCCCGCATACCGGGAAAGTTCCAGGTACCATCGCTAA
This is a stretch of genomic DNA from Ignavibacteria bacterium. It encodes these proteins:
- the rpoC gene encoding DNA-directed RNA polymerase subunit beta', with the translated sequence MQFQNSPKRGYSQITIRISSPDDILNRSHGEVTKPETINYRSFRPEKDGLFCEKIFGPIRDWECACGKYKRIRYKGIVCDRCGVEVTQKSVRRERMGHIMLAVPVVHIWFLRSLPSKIAGVIGMPTKDVERIVYYESYVVIQPGSTGLQPKDLLTEDQYLEVLASLRSDERNMDDDDPRKFIALIGGEAIKELLRRVDPDEDYFTLREVLKEDISQQKRADILKRLRIMDAFRTSPLKEPNKAEWMVLDIIPVIPPDLRPLVPLEGGRFATSDLNDLYRRVIIRNNRLKRLIDIKAPEVILRNEKRMLQEAVDALFDNSRRSVRSESQRALKSLADTLKGKTGRFRQNLLGKRVDYSGRSVIVVGPELKLHECGLPKDMAVELFKPLIIRKLIERGLCKTVKSAKKQVEKKTTDVWDILDVVIDGHPVLLNRAPTLHRLGIQAFQPRLVEGKAIQLHPLVTTAFNADFDGDQMAVHVPLSHEAQLEALLLMLSSHNIMHTQNGEPIAVPSQDMVLGVYYITKMRKGAKGEGKIFSSVAEVIIAYNAGSLSLHSGIKVRMNGKLVETTTGRILFNQIVPAEMGYMNEMLGKKRLRQVISECFRKAGLAKTVEFLDKLKELGFTTATRGGLSVSVADVVIPAEKETIIAKAQAEVDKIEDYYHSGVITEGERYNKIIDTWSTATNRVADKLYAELASNQQGFNTFFMMMDSQARGSKEQIRQLAGMRGLMAKPQKTVAASSAELIENPIISNFKEGLTNLEYFISTHGARKGLADTALKTADAGYLTRRLHDVAQDVVIGDEDCGTIRGVEMRALKDGEEVKEPLKERILGRVTLTDVIDPLSGETYVKAGNLITEEIADVIEASPIEAVMIRSVLSCESRQGVCAMCYGRNMATGQMVNKGEAVGTIASQSIGEPGTQLTLRTFHTGGTASLSLSQSVVMAKFDGKIQFENIRFVTTPGDETDVQIAVSRAGVINIVEPNSNRIVTKYDVVYGAELKVQDGQLVQKGELIYEWDPYNSVIITEKAGWVRYRDLVPNLTFKEAIDEQIGHTTKIVIDSRDRTKSPAIEIIDEDGVLIQQYIIPTRAQIVVDDGEMVAVGSKLVKMPRDMGRLRDITGGLPRVTELFEARSPQNPSAVTEIDGIVNIEKPKRGSRVIAVTSLDGELRREYPVPIGRHVLVQDGDLVRSGDRLSEGAINPHDILHIKGINEAQAYLVNEIQDVYRMQGVKINDKHIEVIVRQMLQKVRVTDAGDSRFLEGDQVDRVPFNDENETLKSAMIVIDKGDSKFKVGQIVSRKDLKEVNDDLKKKEKTPAKSRKAEPAIAEPLLLGITQASLTTESWLSAASFQETTKVLSEASTAAKRDHLLGLKENIILGQLIPAGTGLREYQSMLVASDVGNIFGASAIIPKAEDEEPAPALAKKPSRRKAPVV
- a CDS encoding T9SS type A sorting domain-containing protein, which translates into the protein MKYSCLIHGLLAIVICTLSSTADTLYVSLSAPAGTGQSWQSPFTTIDAALMAWQSGDEVWVAQGTYAPPVSGWSFPNGLRMYGGFNGTELLREERDWFRKPAVLTGENIKTVFVLNDCDSSSRIDGFTLQGATEHALNITGGCPIIRNCTFLGNTGQSGAAILATATSRIHIEYCVFGRNTCDRNGGAVEIRNSSAHPYGYGALIGQCQFYDNTSLSGNGGALSIVNSPTIPQIVSCVFNGNQAVGGGALFTEQCYAYITNATFCNNNSTGTDTAAALTLLLNGGELLNSIVWNGTISDSARHIVHYLLNQMTDTTILRARSNLVENDFIYGFYQTNPSFEDEQLVAGADGFFGTDDDGLRLSSLSVALNAGVIDRYVNSRQTDAIGNPRLVGRKVDLGAYETQRPNRLTPTEIVEGLKNGRYSLFYRHSKTDWGEKDEGPSPECFPGRNLISEGRELATEVGKAQRLLGIPVGEALSSPVCRCWETTLLMCGRYEKVPYWGSGGGETTSAQRDSALKTPPPNGNRIISSHDAVANMVFNPHGDGQVLTSAELMECDNLFVLPVADTFEVVGHWCSDTWMRYHVRFPDEPTSVQPEPELLVVTCSPNPATTMIEVKTPSPHDVTIINMYGQVVWSGVVPTSAAIVVSDWPQGMYAVQAAGRSALVVVLH
- a CDS encoding DUF2235 domain-containing protein, with protein sequence MKNIAIFSDGTWNFPGMRDGNVTVQTNVQKLHELTATGTTVRSGMPLQVKVYDSGVGTPGHGLLSQLQGGITGAGLDKNIRDLYRFLITQYERGDRIFLFGFSRGAYTVRSLAGLIRNCGILRPEYIHLTDTAFELYRDRNNYSRPDSDLMIGFKERYAYETVTRIRMIGVWDTVGSLGIPAPYLNILTADRYRFHDTTLSSTVEYAYQALAIDEVRVPFAPVLWKISKYANTIFPQTLEQRWFPGVHSNIGGGYANNSLSNIPLVWIALKAVQAGLHLHSEPITYSSDYMDNIGSPWFPLTLLWQRKRRITVDHSESNQSVDATAYRRRNDPNCRYRPQNLP